The segment AGACGATGCAGGGAACGTTGCGAACGCCTATATGATAATACCTGAGTTAAGGGGATTCGAGAAGTTCTGCGAGGGAAGAAGAGCTGAAGACTTGCCAATAATAACAACGAGGATATGCGGTGTCTGCCCAGTAGCC is part of the Candidatus Bathyarchaeota archaeon genome and harbors:
- a CDS encoding Ni/Fe hydrogenase subunit alpha: MKKISIDPITRLEGHGKIDIFLDDAGNVANAYMIIPELRGFEKFCEGRRAEDLPIITTRICGVCPVA